From Hylaeus volcanicus isolate JK05 chromosome 2, UHH_iyHylVolc1.0_haploid, whole genome shotgun sequence, the proteins below share one genomic window:
- the LOC128885077 gene encoding cyclin-dependent kinase 9 → MNTKEKEKYIEDFDFPHCDESSKYEKVAKIGQGTFGEVFKARDKNCTKKFVAMKKVLMDNEKEGFPITALREIRILQLLKHENVVNLIEICRTRATQYNRYRSTFYLVFDFCEHDLAGLLSNVNVKFSLGEIKKVMQQLLNGLYYIHSNKILHRDMKAANVLITKNGILKLADFGLARAFSANKNGQPNRYTNRVVTLWYRPPELLLGDRNYGPPVDLWGAGCIMAEMWTRSPIMQGNTEQQQLILISQLCGSITTEVWPGVENLELFNKMDLPKGQKRKVKDRLKPYLKDPYACDLLDKLLILDPSKRYDSDSALNHDFFWTDPMPCDLSKMLAQHTQSMFEYLAPPRRPGHIRQPHHQVPGGPAKPSSSMTDSGYQDRVF, encoded by the exons ATGAACacaaaagaaaaggagaagtATATCGAGGACTTCGATTTTCCTCATTGCGACGAATCCTCGAAATATGAGAAGGTTGCAAAAATTGGTCAGGGCACCTTCGG GGAGGTGTTCAAGGCTAGAGATAAGAactgtacaaaaaaatttgtagctatgaaaaaagtattaatgGATAATGAAAAGGAGGGG TTTCCTATAACTGCTTTAAGAGAAATAAGGATATTGCAGTTACTAAAGCACGAAAATGtagtaaatttaatagaaatatgtagaaCACGAG CAACTCAATACAATCGTTATCGTTCTACATTCTATCttgtatttgatttttgtGAGCATGATTTGGCAGGTTTACTATCAAATGTAAACGTTAAATTTAGCTtaggagaaattaaaaaagttatgcAACAGTTGTTAAATGgactttattatattcataGTAATAAG attTTGCATAGAGATATGAAGGCtgcaaatgttttaataacaaaaaatggtATACTAAAATTAGCTGACTTCGGGTTGGCTCGCGCATTTAgtgcaaataaaaatggtcAACCAAATCGTTATACGAATAGAGTTGTTACTCTCTGGTATCGCCCACCAGAACTTTTGCTTGGTGATAGAAACTATGGTCCTCCCGTGGATTTGTGGGGTGCAGGATGCATAATGGCTGAAATGTGGACTAG GTCGCCAATAATGCAAGGAAATACAGAACAGCAGCAACTCATATTAATTTCTCAGTTATGTGGTTCTATAACGACAGAGGTGTGGCCTGGAGTGGAGAATTTAGagctatttaataaaatggattTACCTAAAGGTCAAAAACGAAAG gTCAAAGACAGATTAAAGCCGTATTTAAAGGATCCTTATGCGTGCGACTTGTTAgataaactattaattcttGATCCGTCTAAAAGATATGATTCGGATTCTGCATTGAATCATGATTTTTTCTGGACCGATCCGATGCCTTGCGATCTTAGTAAAATGTTGGCACAACATACGCAGAGTATGTTCGAGTACTTAGCTCCACCAAGACGTCCTGGCCATATACGTCAGCCACATCATCAAGTACCTGGGGGACCAGCAAAACCTAGCTCTAGTATGACTGACAGTGGTTACCAAGATCGTGTATTCTAG